Proteins encoded together in one Peribacillus asahii window:
- a CDS encoding ATP-binding protein, with protein sequence MRLTISKKLIIGFLSVSLFSGGTIGIIFYYINKADSSYAKIENQQITILNNVKSIQVLSYQQTNSLRGYLLTGNSEFKENLKNENNEMTHLIDETHKLTIESESEADIIKLGELNQEFQTRYEELLSIFEEDVDQEQASDYFVNKLYPIGNGLSLLTTSLAERQQIMMDVAREEYSKKERQMKHMLIIFSVLAVLLNMIIGLIISRNLTKNLSKITNVIKKMTENSSNEIEIPKIEVNSRDEVEDIATAFNKMTYSIKEKSWLETSIVEMATMYQGIHDLKTLGQRFMNKITSMIDANYGVFYVKQGTGEERFHSIASYAFNGQNSGQSSFGYGEGIVGQAALEKRTIYLTDLPEDYIKITSGVGSASPANLMVIPVEYEGEVIVVIELAKFKEFTSIQQTLINQVANQIGVTVKSVSGRMQIENLLKESKDLTEELQSQSEELQLHHNELVCMNEKLEEQARQLELTSNYKSEFLANMSHELRSPLNSLLVLANLIAENTEGNLTEQQVVFADTIYKSGNDLLQLINEVLDLSKIESGKIDIIPSEVLLKNICLFAERQFLPLAKQKGLHLSIQLDENLPETIRTDQYRLQQIIRNLLSNAIKFTAKGVVTLHVHQVHVENMNTTIAFSIKDTGIGIPKEKQKLIFRAFQQGDGTTSRKYGGTGLGLSISQDLASLLGGNIKVESDLGKGSIFTLYLPICETSNIKEAAFAIEVIDGNERKTVALDQEDTLFIGKKILVIDDDMRNIFAITSALENKQMEIVFAQNGKDGMSVLKENSDVDLILMDIMMPEMDGYETIYAIREMPGYKKLPIIALTAKAMAHDKEKCIEAGASDYISKPVYIDQLLSLMRVWLYK encoded by the coding sequence GTGAGGTTAACAATAAGTAAAAAATTGATTATTGGGTTTCTTTCTGTTTCTCTTTTCTCCGGAGGAACAATAGGGATTATTTTCTATTACATAAATAAGGCAGATAGTTCTTATGCAAAAATAGAGAATCAACAGATAACGATTTTAAATAATGTAAAATCTATACAAGTATTATCTTATCAACAGACCAATAGCTTACGAGGGTATCTTCTGACAGGAAATTCTGAGTTTAAGGAAAATCTAAAGAATGAAAATAACGAAATGACTCATTTAATTGATGAAACTCATAAACTGACCATCGAGTCTGAAAGTGAAGCAGACATTATCAAGTTAGGCGAACTTAATCAAGAATTTCAAACGAGATATGAAGAACTATTAAGCATATTTGAAGAAGATGTTGATCAAGAACAGGCTTCTGACTACTTTGTCAATAAACTGTATCCAATTGGGAATGGGCTATCCTTGCTAACAACGTCACTTGCTGAACGCCAACAGATAATGATGGATGTAGCCAGGGAGGAATATTCTAAAAAAGAAAGACAAATGAAACATATGCTAATCATATTCAGTGTACTTGCTGTACTGTTAAATATGATTATCGGACTCATAATTTCTAGAAATCTAACAAAAAACCTTTCTAAAATTACAAATGTCATTAAAAAGATGACAGAAAATTCTAGCAATGAAATAGAGATACCTAAGATTGAAGTTAATTCCCGAGACGAAGTTGAAGATATAGCAACGGCATTTAATAAAATGACGTATTCGATAAAGGAAAAAAGCTGGTTGGAAACAAGTATTGTCGAAATGGCTACGATGTATCAAGGAATTCATGATCTTAAAACGTTAGGTCAACGGTTTATGAATAAAATTACTTCCATGATTGATGCAAACTATGGTGTTTTTTATGTTAAACAAGGAACGGGAGAAGAGAGATTTCATAGTATTGCCTCTTATGCATTTAATGGGCAAAACAGCGGCCAATCTAGTTTCGGATATGGAGAAGGGATTGTAGGGCAAGCAGCGCTTGAAAAGCGAACGATTTATTTAACCGATCTTCCGGAAGACTACATTAAAATCACTTCTGGTGTTGGATCAGCATCACCGGCGAATCTTATGGTGATACCGGTTGAATATGAAGGAGAAGTTATAGTTGTTATCGAACTAGCAAAGTTTAAAGAATTCACGTCGATTCAACAAACATTGATAAACCAAGTAGCTAACCAAATTGGGGTTACAGTAAAGAGTGTTAGTGGACGAATGCAGATTGAAAATCTTTTGAAAGAATCAAAAGATTTAACAGAAGAGTTACAAAGCCAGTCTGAAGAGTTGCAGCTACACCATAATGAACTAGTTTGTATGAACGAAAAGCTTGAGGAACAGGCCAGACAATTGGAGCTTACTTCGAATTATAAGTCAGAATTTCTTGCTAATATGTCTCATGAGTTACGTTCGCCGCTGAATAGCTTACTCGTTCTTGCTAATCTGATTGCTGAAAATACAGAGGGAAATCTTACAGAGCAACAAGTGGTTTTTGCTGATACGATTTATAAATCTGGGAATGATTTGTTACAGCTTATAAATGAAGTATTAGATTTATCGAAAATAGAATCAGGAAAAATAGACATCATTCCTAGTGAAGTTTTATTAAAAAATATATGTTTATTTGCTGAACGTCAATTTTTACCACTCGCTAAGCAAAAAGGACTTCATTTATCTATTCAACTGGATGAAAACCTTCCGGAAACAATACGGACGGATCAGTATCGATTACAACAAATTATAAGAAATTTGCTGTCAAATGCTATTAAATTTACAGCAAAAGGTGTGGTTACGCTGCATGTTCATCAAGTGCATGTTGAAAATATGAATACAACAATAGCTTTTTCAATAAAAGATACCGGTATTGGGATACCAAAGGAAAAACAAAAATTAATATTTCGAGCCTTTCAACAAGGGGATGGAACGACTAGTCGAAAGTATGGAGGGACTGGGTTAGGCCTCTCTATTAGTCAGGATCTTGCTAGTTTGTTAGGCGGTAATATAAAAGTGGAGAGTGATTTAGGGAAGGGAAGTATTTTTACATTATATTTACCGATATGTGAAACGAGTAATATAAAAGAAGCGGCATTTGCTATTGAGGTTATAGATGGAAACGAACGGAAGACTGTAGCTTTAGATCAGGAAGACACTCTATTTATAGGAAAGAAAATCCTTGTTATTGATGATGATATGAGAAACATATTTGCCATTACCTCTGCACTAGAAAATAAGCAAATGGAAATAGTCTTTGCTCAGAATGGGAAGGATGGAATGAGTGTCTTAAAGGAGAATTCTGATGTGGATTTAATTCTTATGGATATTATGATGCCTGAAATGGATGGGTATGAAACGATATATGCAATTCGAGAAATGCCAGGGTACAAGAAGCTCCCGATTATTGCATTGACGGCAAAAGCTATGGCACATGATAAAGAAAAATGTATAGAAGCGGGTGCGTCTGATTACATAAGCAAACCTGTTTATATAGATCAGCTTTTATCCTTAATGCGAGTATGGCTATATAAATAG
- a CDS encoding MFS transporter, which produces MQSSKLWTKDFVLFIGSNFFVGLAFYTLMTTVTVYTIQQFSASQSQGGLASSIFIIGALLARLVAGKLVEKVGRKKMMYSSLLLFCLTLLLYFLVNNLALLFAVRFIHGVGFGFANTAMTTTVMDAIPTGRRGEGTGYYSLSTTASTAIGPFVGIYLMNHADFTAILYCCTFCAAAAMGFALLAKVKEADLTPEERKNIKIGFKVSDFLEKKAIPIAVITVFMGIAYSSIMSFINLYAYEIELVDAATYFFLIYAIFLFVTRPVAGKLLDQKGDNFIMYPCILLFSVSLFLVSYAHSSFVLLLASAVLACGFGTYMSSAQAIAAKVAPPKNIGLAISTFYIGLDFGIGIGPFLLGFVIPLVGFRTLYALLGILILILLGAYFMLHGSKVKQLYSN; this is translated from the coding sequence TTGCAATCTTCAAAATTATGGACGAAAGATTTTGTATTATTTATTGGTTCCAACTTCTTTGTTGGCCTAGCGTTTTATACGCTGATGACCACGGTGACGGTTTATACAATTCAACAATTTAGTGCTTCTCAAAGTCAAGGTGGTCTTGCTTCAAGTATTTTTATTATCGGGGCCCTACTCGCACGCTTAGTTGCCGGTAAATTGGTTGAAAAAGTGGGCCGTAAAAAGATGATGTATAGTAGCTTATTGCTATTCTGCCTCACATTGCTTTTATATTTCTTGGTTAATAATTTGGCATTATTATTTGCCGTTCGTTTTATTCATGGTGTCGGCTTCGGCTTTGCTAATACTGCAATGACAACGACCGTAATGGATGCCATTCCAACTGGCCGTCGTGGAGAAGGAACAGGCTATTATTCGCTGAGTACAACAGCCTCAACCGCAATCGGTCCATTTGTCGGGATTTATTTAATGAATCATGCGGATTTTACTGCGATTTTATACTGCTGTACGTTTTGTGCTGCGGCGGCGATGGGTTTTGCCTTACTTGCGAAGGTGAAGGAAGCAGATTTAACACCGGAAGAACGTAAAAATATTAAAATTGGCTTTAAAGTTTCAGATTTTCTTGAGAAGAAAGCTATTCCGATTGCCGTTATTACCGTATTTATGGGTATTGCCTATTCAAGTATTATGTCGTTCATTAACTTATACGCGTATGAAATTGAATTAGTTGATGCGGCAACTTATTTCTTTTTAATTTATGCGATTTTCTTATTCGTAACACGTCCGGTGGCAGGGAAGTTACTTGATCAAAAAGGCGATAACTTCATTATGTATCCATGTATTTTATTATTCTCTGTCAGCTTATTTTTAGTGAGCTATGCACACAGTAGCTTCGTCTTATTACTTGCAAGTGCTGTGCTTGCATGTGGCTTTGGTACGTATATGTCTAGCGCTCAAGCTATTGCAGCGAAAGTTGCTCCACCGAAAAACATTGGACTTGCGATTTCAACCTTTTATATCGGACTTGATTTTGGAATTGGTATCGGTCCGTTTTTACTAGGCTTCGTTATTCCTTTAGTAGGGTTCCGTACGCTATACGCATTATTAGGGATTCTTATTCTAATTTTACTTGGTGCCTACTTTATGCTCCATGGAAGTAAAGTGAAACAATTATATAGTAACTAA
- a CDS encoding YqcI/YcgG family protein, whose protein sequence is MDTPILRNQLNHWERTALELFEIKMTDKQKPFPCIPATIGFSLNQLRYGFIGDPRENTTLYELAELLNDFTQVSRQLGSYTSLIIFYETPQDMKETYQVEQYEQIFWQQLSGLSEIDLIDWPNAMPTDPHNPIWEFCYHGEPYFMYCATPAHENRKSRQFDFMMLAITPRWVLQEFNKSQPYAERIKTRIRNRLKNYDSTTIHPHLNSYGQEDNYEWQQYFLRDDDTSLSKCPYHSFLKFLKLRD, encoded by the coding sequence ATGGATACTCCCATTCTTAGAAACCAACTTAATCACTGGGAAAGAACAGCCTTGGAACTGTTCGAAATAAAAATGACCGATAAACAGAAGCCATTTCCTTGTATACCAGCTACAATAGGTTTTTCTTTAAACCAACTACGTTATGGTTTTATAGGAGATCCTAGGGAAAACACAACATTATATGAGCTCGCTGAACTATTAAATGATTTCACCCAAGTTTCGAGACAATTGGGCAGTTATACTTCTCTCATTATATTTTATGAAACACCACAGGATATGAAGGAAACGTACCAAGTTGAACAATATGAACAGATATTCTGGCAACAACTGAGCGGGTTAAGCGAAATTGACCTTATAGATTGGCCAAACGCTATGCCAACTGATCCACATAATCCTATTTGGGAGTTTTGTTATCACGGAGAACCCTATTTTATGTATTGTGCAACTCCTGCTCATGAGAATCGAAAAAGCAGACAGTTTGATTTCATGATGCTCGCTATTACACCTAGGTGGGTATTGCAAGAATTTAATAAATCTCAGCCCTATGCTGAACGGATAAAAACGAGGATACGAAATAGATTAAAAAATTATGACTCTACCACCATCCATCCTCATCTAAACAGCTATGGTCAAGAAGATAACTATGAGTGGCAACAATACTTTTTAAGAGATGATGATACATCGTTGTCAAAGTGTCCTTATCACAGTTTTCTAAAATTCTTAAAGCTACGTGACTAA
- a CDS encoding phosphoglycerate dehydrogenase, which produces MSTVILDKVNTIKTLNNIAEAGLNVFNTDNYKLDDNNENPDAVVVRSFNMHTMEFGDNLKAIARAGAGVNNIPVEKCTEQGIVVFNTPGANANAVKEIVLTSLMASSRNLFDGVTWTKTLVGEGEQVPKLVEAGKKQFVGKEIKGKTLGVIGLGAIGALVANDALNLGMDVIGFDPFISVDTAWNLSRNVQRAMTIEQLFANSDYITVHVPLTDDTRGMFNEATFSIMKPGVHILNFSRGELVNEADMEVALESEKVGKYITDFPNETVLKMKNTIPIPHLGASTAESEENCAIMAARQVKEFLETGNIKNSVNFPNASLPYTGKRRVAAFHKNVPNMVGQITLALSSDNLNIADMVNRSRGEYAYTMIDIDNEVNGDIIPSLQEKIGQIEGIVTVRMI; this is translated from the coding sequence ATGAGCACAGTAATTTTAGATAAAGTGAACACAATTAAAACGTTAAATAATATTGCAGAAGCTGGGTTAAATGTATTCAATACAGACAACTATAAGCTTGATGATAACAATGAAAATCCTGATGCTGTTGTTGTTCGTAGTTTTAACATGCACACAATGGAATTCGGAGATAATTTAAAGGCTATCGCACGAGCTGGAGCTGGTGTTAATAATATTCCGGTTGAAAAATGCACAGAGCAAGGAATCGTTGTATTTAATACTCCAGGTGCAAATGCTAACGCTGTAAAAGAAATCGTATTAACTTCATTAATGGCTTCATCTCGTAACCTTTTTGATGGTGTAACTTGGACAAAAACATTAGTAGGTGAAGGCGAACAAGTTCCAAAGCTTGTAGAAGCAGGAAAGAAACAATTCGTAGGTAAAGAAATTAAAGGGAAAACTTTAGGGGTAATTGGTTTAGGTGCAATCGGTGCACTTGTAGCAAATGATGCTCTTAATTTAGGTATGGATGTAATCGGGTTTGATCCATTCATCTCTGTTGATACTGCTTGGAACTTATCTCGCAATGTGCAACGTGCTATGACGATTGAGCAACTGTTTGCTAACTCTGATTATATCACTGTACATGTTCCTTTAACTGATGACACAAGAGGAATGTTTAACGAAGCAACATTTAGTATCATGAAGCCAGGTGTTCATATTTTGAACTTCTCACGCGGTGAGCTTGTGAATGAAGCGGATATGGAAGTGGCACTTGAAAGCGAAAAAGTTGGCAAGTATATTACAGACTTCCCAAATGAGACTGTATTGAAAATGAAAAATACAATTCCAATTCCACATCTTGGTGCTTCTACAGCAGAATCAGAAGAAAACTGTGCGATTATGGCAGCTCGCCAAGTGAAGGAATTTTTAGAAACAGGAAACATTAAAAACTCAGTGAATTTCCCAAATGCTTCTCTTCCTTACACAGGAAAACGACGTGTGGCAGCTTTCCACAAAAACGTTCCAAACATGGTTGGGCAAATTACATTAGCTCTATCAAGTGATAATTTGAACATTGCTGACATGGTTAACAGAAGCCGTGGAGAATACGCGTACACAATGATTGACATTGACAATGAAGTTAATGGTGATATCATTCCTAGCCTACAAGAAAAAATTGGCCAAATTGAAGGTATCGTTACAGTTCGAATGATTTAA
- a CDS encoding IS110 family transposase, whose protein sequence is MEVVIERACGMDVHKDNMTACIMTPEGKEIQTFSTKTIFLIQLMDWIKQHNCTHVAMESTSVYWKPIVNLLEAEDIEFLVVNAQHMKAVPGRKTDVKDAEWIAKLLRHGLLKASYIPDRNQRELRELVRYRRSIIEERARQHNRIQKVLEGANIKLGSVVSDVMGVSARDMLNAIVEGEEDPEKLANFARRTMKKKKDELQLALKGYINSHQRLMLKTILKHIDFLTEQIEMLDQEVEQRVSSYQEDVERLDSIPGIATRMAEQILSEIGTDIKKQFPSAAHMCSWAGLVPGHNESAGKRKSAKTKKGNKYLRSALTEAAHSVRGSKNYLGALYRRTASRKGKKRAGIVVAHAMMRIAYYLLTRKEIYVDLGEDYFDKQRQQSIVQHSLRRLESLGYTVTLQEPEAS, encoded by the coding sequence ATGGAAGTAGTCATTGAAAGAGCATGTGGTATGGATGTCCATAAGGACAATATGACTGCATGTATTATGACACCAGAAGGAAAGGAGATTCAAACGTTTTCAACAAAAACTATTTTTCTAATACAGTTGATGGACTGGATTAAACAGCATAACTGTACTCATGTTGCAATGGAGAGTACCAGTGTATATTGGAAACCTATTGTTAATTTATTAGAGGCTGAAGATATTGAGTTTTTGGTTGTGAATGCCCAACATATGAAAGCAGTACCAGGACGTAAAACAGATGTGAAAGATGCAGAATGGATTGCCAAACTTCTTCGTCATGGACTCCTAAAAGCTAGTTACATTCCAGATCGAAATCAACGGGAACTACGCGAACTAGTTCGGTATCGCAGGAGTATTATTGAAGAACGTGCTAGACAACATAATCGCATCCAAAAAGTGTTAGAGGGAGCAAACATTAAGCTGGGTTCTGTGGTTTCGGATGTCATGGGCGTTTCAGCTCGAGATATGCTTAACGCTATTGTCGAAGGCGAAGAAGATCCTGAAAAACTAGCAAACTTCGCTCGACGTACAATGAAAAAGAAGAAAGATGAACTGCAGCTTGCCCTTAAAGGTTATATCAATTCGCATCAACGCCTCATGTTAAAAACTATTTTAAAGCATATTGATTTTTTAACAGAGCAAATCGAGATGCTCGACCAAGAGGTCGAGCAAAGGGTAAGCTCCTATCAAGAAGATGTGGAACGATTAGACTCTATTCCTGGTATAGCTACAAGAATGGCTGAGCAAATTTTATCCGAAATTGGGACTGATATAAAAAAACAGTTTCCAAGTGCAGCTCATATGTGTTCTTGGGCAGGCTTGGTTCCTGGACATAACGAAAGTGCTGGAAAAAGAAAATCAGCTAAAACCAAAAAAGGAAACAAATATTTGAGATCAGCATTAACAGAGGCAGCTCATTCCGTAAGAGGATCAAAAAATTACCTTGGAGCACTGTATAGGCGTACAGCATCACGAAAAGGTAAGAAACGAGCAGGAATTGTCGTCGCTCATGCCATGATGAGAATAGCTTATTATCTCTTAACACGAAAAGAAATATATGTAGACTTAGGCGAAGACTACTTTGATAAACAGAGACAGCAATCTATTGTACAACATTCACTCCGAAGACTTGAAAGTTTAGGATACACAGTAACGTTACAAGAACCTGAAGCATCTTAA
- a CDS encoding fumarylacetoacetate hydrolase family protein, whose protein sequence is MHILPKTQKIVRYQNQHGKIHYGIVEDDEIILQLSSSFAELVNKEIKYDGVKVKYSDVKILEPVKPSKVVNFGWTYADHAKETGGEPNLIEPFLFLKPLSSLIPDKGTIFLPPNDLTNQVELEGEVALVIGKRGKNIKEEDALDYVFGCTIFNDVTARDLTKKDPQFTRGKGFDTFGPLGPCIVTGVDPTNLRIVTTLNGRVVQDGNTNQMSLSIPYLISWLSQVMTLEPGDILATGSPSGSCPVKSGDVVVVEVEKIGQLCNSVQ, encoded by the coding sequence ATGCATATACTACCAAAAACACAAAAAATAGTTCGCTATCAGAATCAACATGGCAAAATACATTACGGTATTGTTGAGGATGATGAGATAATATTACAACTGTCTAGCAGTTTTGCTGAACTTGTCAACAAGGAAATAAAGTATGACGGGGTAAAGGTAAAATATAGTGACGTGAAAATTTTGGAGCCAGTAAAACCTTCTAAAGTGGTTAATTTCGGCTGGACATATGCAGATCATGCGAAGGAAACAGGGGGAGAGCCAAACCTTATAGAGCCATTTCTATTTTTAAAGCCATTATCTTCGCTTATTCCAGACAAGGGAACGATTTTTCTTCCTCCCAACGATCTAACCAACCAAGTGGAACTTGAAGGGGAAGTAGCTCTGGTCATTGGAAAGCGCGGAAAAAACATTAAAGAAGAAGATGCGCTTGATTATGTGTTTGGTTGCACGATATTTAATGACGTCACAGCAAGAGATCTTACAAAAAAAGATCCACAGTTTACGCGGGGAAAAGGATTTGATACGTTCGGGCCTTTGGGGCCGTGCATCGTTACCGGGGTAGATCCTACAAATTTGCGGATTGTAACCACTTTAAACGGCCGCGTTGTCCAAGACGGGAATACCAATCAAATGTCTCTGAGCATTCCGTATCTAATCAGCTGGCTTTCGCAGGTGATGACGCTGGAGCCCGGTGACATTTTGGCCACGGGTTCACCATCTGGCAGCTGCCCGGTTAAGTCGGGGGATGTGGTAGTTGTGGAAGTCGAGAAAATCGGTCAGTTGTGTAATTCTGTCCAGTAG
- a CDS encoding alpha/beta hydrolase family protein: protein MLDYERSLPLDFEESSCIEKDGYTVRDVSYLSPYGGKVPAYLVVPDTGGPFPAVVFMHPGQGSRITFLHEAEALALKGIVSLLITAPAMRSRSPKDLSEEQKLNLMIETITNIRQYTQTVVDIQRGVDLLCSFGNIDLNRLAYIGHSLGATWGGVLAGVEERIKSYILMAGFPSVSEWHKTSEHPLAALIRAKLPREQFNKFISELEPLNAIHYINKATPASLLFQFVHDDEFVPKHQADTFYSVASSPKEISWYKTDHLFTNCDSAYQERTQWIIKQLGINDN, encoded by the coding sequence TTGCTTGATTATGAACGTTCTTTGCCTTTAGATTTTGAGGAATCTTCGTGTATTGAAAAGGATGGTTATACGGTTAGAGATGTGTCTTATTTAAGTCCATATGGTGGGAAAGTACCTGCATATCTGGTCGTTCCAGATACAGGCGGACCCTTCCCAGCAGTGGTTTTTATGCATCCAGGTCAAGGTAGTCGAATAACGTTTTTACATGAAGCTGAAGCTTTAGCTTTAAAAGGTATAGTTTCTCTTTTAATCACTGCACCTGCCATGCGAAGTCGTTCTCCAAAAGATTTATCTGAGGAACAGAAATTAAATCTTATGATAGAAACAATAACTAATATTAGACAATATACTCAGACAGTCGTTGACATCCAAAGGGGAGTTGACCTTCTTTGTAGTTTCGGAAATATTGATTTAAATCGTCTTGCCTATATTGGACATAGTTTGGGTGCTACTTGGGGAGGAGTTCTTGCTGGCGTCGAAGAACGTATTAAATCATACATTTTAATGGCTGGATTCCCTAGTGTGTCTGAGTGGCATAAAACAAGTGAGCATCCATTAGCGGCATTGATTCGTGCCAAGCTCCCAAGAGAGCAGTTTAATAAATTTATTTCTGAATTAGAACCATTGAATGCGATTCATTATATAAATAAAGCTACACCTGCATCACTGCTATTTCAATTTGTTCATGATGACGAATTTGTACCAAAACATCAAGCAGATACATTCTATTCTGTTGCAAGTTCACCAAAGGAAATTTCTTGGTATAAAACTGACCATCTTTTTACGAATTGCGACTCTGCCTATCAAGAGCGTACGCAATGGATTATCAAGCAATTAGGAATTAACGATAATTAA
- a CDS encoding IS3 family transposase, with protein sequence MNLKPSILFPIINDLSKQAHSIQLLCHLAKVSRSGYYKWIKRKALPSEKQIEDEKLKQKIIECHQKYKGIYGYRRIQIWLKRTYDIHINHKKVQRLLSELGIKAIIRKKRIYYGKKEPYLISNNYLNRSFYASRPNEKWVTDITYLIFNGQKLYLSAIKDLYNNEVVAYQISRRNDYKLVLDTLKKAIKGRNVKGLLLHSDQGYQYTSHNYNQLLTRNKMKASMSRKGNCWDNASMENFFSHLKTECFNLHTFKTSQEVRRAIKDYIHFYNHERFQTKLNNLTPIEYRSQAS encoded by the coding sequence ATGAATCTAAAACCTAGTATTCTATTTCCAATCATTAATGATTTATCTAAACAAGCTCACTCTATACAGCTACTTTGTCATCTAGCTAAAGTATCAAGAAGTGGATACTACAAGTGGATAAAGCGTAAAGCATTACCTTCGGAAAAGCAGATAGAGGATGAGAAGCTAAAGCAGAAAATAATAGAATGTCATCAGAAATATAAGGGCATCTATGGCTATAGAAGAATACAAATTTGGTTAAAGAGGACCTATGATATTCATATTAATCACAAAAAAGTTCAACGGTTACTAAGTGAGCTAGGTATTAAAGCAATTATCAGGAAGAAACGAATTTATTACGGTAAGAAAGAACCTTATCTTATCTCGAATAATTATTTAAATAGATCCTTTTACGCTTCTCGCCCTAATGAAAAGTGGGTAACGGATATTACGTACCTCATTTTCAATGGACAGAAACTATACTTGTCTGCCATCAAAGACCTATATAATAACGAAGTTGTTGCGTACCAAATTAGTAGACGTAATGATTATAAACTAGTCTTGGATACTCTTAAAAAAGCCATAAAAGGAAGGAATGTAAAGGGACTCCTTCTCCATAGTGATCAAGGATACCAATACACTTCCCATAACTATAATCAGCTACTCACAAGAAATAAAATGAAAGCTAGTATGTCTAGAAAGGGCAACTGTTGGGATAACGCTAGTATGGAAAATTTCTTTAGTCATTTAAAAACAGAATGTTTTAACCTGCATACTTTTAAAACTTCACAAGAGGTTAGAAGGGCTATTAAAGACTACATTCACTTTTATAACCACGAAAGGTTTCAAACCAAGCTAAACAACCTGACTCCTATCGAATATAGAAGTCAGGCTTCTTAA
- a CDS encoding helix-turn-helix domain-containing protein, whose translation MEKKAETYDISFKKKAVDLFHQKKNYAAVSRELNTHRKNIQRWVKQFSEDGMVGLREKRGRKSGSSRVSSSTFENTQQKIKRLEAENELLKKLLKM comes from the coding sequence ATGGAGAAAAAAGCAGAGACTTATGATATATCATTCAAGAAAAAAGCAGTGGATTTATTTCATCAAAAGAAGAATTATGCAGCCGTTTCCAGAGAATTAAACACTCATCGAAAAAACATACAACGATGGGTTAAACAGTTTAGTGAAGATGGGATGGTTGGTCTTAGAGAAAAACGTGGCAGAAAAAGTGGGTCTAGTAGAGTCTCTTCATCTACCTTTGAAAATACCCAACAGAAAATAAAGCGATTAGAAGCTGAGAATGAACTATTAAAAAAGCTTTTAAAGATGTGA
- a CDS encoding DUF2935 domain-containing protein has product MNGDDISLHADTGVTSGLFVERSLNEIRFWARIMKEHSLFLRLGFRAEDTQLIQEANQFYQLFEYIEQTAHSFNNQTDSEQIRRFNSEVQQAATNIFLFKRKVLGLILTCKLPGANNFPLLVDHTSREANYFRKRLIELNEGKLQALPDAIIKENVFFLRIMADHAKFIGHLLDPSERKLVDLAQNFSNDFDQLLYQARDLESMRPQSQTVPLLDQFLDQNRVSVASLRDFKKTARDLIEQCKIKSIIHPLLADHVFREADRFLEIIDMFDAHLTGGTK; this is encoded by the coding sequence ATGAACGGGGATGATATATCTTTGCATGCTGATACTGGTGTTACATCTGGATTGTTTGTTGAGCGCTCTTTAAATGAAATTCGTTTTTGGGCTAGGATCATGAAAGAACATTCTTTATTTCTTCGATTGGGTTTTAGAGCAGAAGATACTCAACTAATTCAAGAGGCTAATCAATTTTATCAATTATTTGAATACATCGAACAAACTGCACATTCCTTTAATAATCAAACAGACTCCGAACAAATAAGAAGATTTAATTCAGAGGTACAACAAGCTGCAACTAATATTTTCTTATTTAAACGGAAAGTATTAGGACTAATTCTCACATGCAAATTGCCAGGGGCAAATAATTTCCCACTATTAGTTGACCATACAAGTAGGGAAGCTAATTATTTTAGAAAACGATTAATTGAATTAAATGAAGGAAAATTACAAGCACTTCCAGATGCTATTATTAAAGAGAATGTCTTCTTCTTAAGGATTATGGCAGACCATGCTAAATTTATTGGTCATCTCCTTGATCCTTCAGAAAGAAAACTAGTTGATTTAGCACAGAATTTCAGCAATGATTTTGATCAATTGCTGTATCAAGCAAGGGATTTAGAATCTATGAGGCCACAATCTCAAACAGTTCCTCTTTTAGATCAATTCCTTGATCAAAATCGAGTGTCGGTCGCATCTCTTAGGGACTTCAAAAAAACAGCCCGTGATTTAATTGAGCAATGTAAAATAAAGAGCATTATTCATCCCCTATTAGCAGATCATGTTTTCCGAGAAGCTGATAGATTCCTAGAAATTATTGATATGTTTGATGCACATCTTACAGGCGGTACCAAATAA